A stretch of the Thunnus thynnus chromosome 7, fThuThy2.1, whole genome shotgun sequence genome encodes the following:
- the mab21l1 gene encoding putative nucleotidyltransferase MAB21L1 has product MIAAQAKLVYHLNKYYNEKCQSRKAAISKTIREVCKVVSDVLKEVEVQEPRFISSLSEMDNRFEGLEVISPTEFEVVLYLNQMGVFNFVDDGSLPGCAVLKLSDGRKRSMSLWVEFITASGYLSARKIRSRFQTLVAQAVDKCSYRDVVKMVADTSEVKLRIRDRYVVQITPAFKCTGIWPRSAAHWPLPHIPWPGPNRVAEVKAEGFNLLSKECYSLNGKQSSAESDAWVLQFAEAENRLLLGGCRKKCLSVLKALRDRHLELPGQPLNNYHMKTLVSYECEKHPRESDWDENCLGDRLNGILLQLISCLQCRRCPHYFLPNLDLFQGKPHSALENAAKQTWRLAREILTNPKSLEKL; this is encoded by the coding sequence ATGATAGCCGCCCAGGCAAAGTTGGTGTATCACCTCAACAAATACTACAACGAGAAATGTCAGTCTCGAAAAGCAGCCATCTCCAAGACCATCCGAGAGGTGTGCAAGGTGGTATCGGATGTCCTGAAGGAGGTCGAGGTGCAGGAGCCCCGCTTCATCAGCTCTCTCAGCGAGATGGATAATCGTTTCGAGGGATTGGAGGTCATTTCACCCACCGAGTTTGAGGTTGTACTCTATCTGAATCAGATGGGAGTATTCAACTTTGTGGATGATGGGTCTCTCCCGGGCTGCGCCGTGCTCAAGCTCAGCGACGGCCGAAAGAGAAGCATGTCTCTCTGGGTTGAATTCATCACAGCCTCCGGTTACCTCTCGGCGCGCAAAATCCGGTCGAGATTTCAGACACTGGTGGCGCAGGCAGTGGACAAATGCAGCTACAGAGATGTTGTCAAAATGGTCGCTGACACGAGTGAGGTGAAGTTGCGCATTAGAGACAGATATGTGGTGCAAATCACGCCGGCGTTCAAGTGCACTGGGATCTGGCCGCGAAGCGCTGCGCACTGGCCTCTCCCTCACATCCCCTGGCCGGGACCTAACAGAGTGGCAGAAGTCAAAGCGGAAGGTTTCAATCTTTTATCCAAAGAGTGCTACTCGCTGAACGGCAAGCAGAGCTCGGCAGAGAGCGACGCCTGGGTCTTGCAGTTCGCCGAGGCCGAGAACCGGCTCCTCCTGGGTGGATGCAGGAAGAAATGCTTGTCAGTCCTCAAAGCGTTACGCGACCGTCACCTCGAACTGCCGGGGCAACCTCTGAACAACTACCACATGAAAACTTTGGTTTCCTACGAGTGTGAGAAGCATCCCAGGGAGTCAGACTGGGATGAGAACTGTCTCGGCGACCGCCTGAACGGGATACTATTGCAGCTTATTTCATGTTTGCAGTGCAGAAGGTGCCCGCATTATTTCCTGCCCAATTTAGACCTGTTTCAAGGAAAACCTCACTCTGCTCTAGAGAACGCAGCCAAACAGACTTGGCGACTGGCAAGAGAAATACTGACCAACCCCAAAAGCTTGGAGAAActctga